From the genome of Phycicoccus duodecadis:
CTCATCGGACGATGGCGTGCACGACCGCGACCAGCTGCTCGCGGTTCGCGGCCTCGCGCTGCCGGCGGCGCGTCTCGTGGACGCTGCGCTGGTGCACGAAGCGGCGGACGCGCTGCATCCGTCGGGTGTACATGTCGTTCTCCTGTCGGTGGTACGGCGGGGGCCGCCGCCTCAGGCGGCGACCTCGGACTTGCGGGGGCGGCCCCGGGGCCGCTTGCGCGCCACGGTGACTCCCTGGGCGAAGAGCTCGCCGCCCCAGACGCCCCACGGCTCACGCCGGTCGAGGGCGCCCGCGAGGCAGGTCTCCAGGACCGGGCAGGTCCGGCAGAGCGCCTTGGCGAACTCGACACCGTCGGGGGTGTCGGCGAACCACAGCTCGGCGTCGTTCTCGCGGCACGGGATCGTGTCACCGCGGGTCGAGGACGTCTCGTGCAGGTCCAGCAGGTCGGTCAGCTGCATCGGGGGGTCACCTCCTTGGTCGGCGCGCCGGGTGTGGCGCTGGTCGGTTCCGTCGCGCCGGGTGCGGCACGGGGTACTGGGTGGGCGGTCGCGGTGGTCCCGCTCGCTCCTGGTGCTCATGGCTTCTGGTCCTCGCGTGGCTGGTCTGGTCGGAAAGGTCGTGGGTGCCGGGACACGGGAAAGGCCGCGGATCCCTGGTGGGATCCGCGGCCTCGAGGTGGAAGGCGACCTGTGGTCTAGACAGGTGGCCCCTCGAGGCGGGGGTGTGCGGGTCCCTGGGTCGGGGCGTCCATCGCGACGACGCCGAGACCGACGGTCGGGGTGGCCGCGCGGTCACGCACGGCGATGCCGGCGGCGGACAGGGTGCGCCCCTGGAAACGACCGAGATCGCCTGCGTGGGCGGTGGTGGCGCCGATGCGGACGGCGGCGTACGACACGCAGGCAGCGGTCATCGCCGCGGCGTTCTTCGTCGTGGTCTCCATCAGGCCGACCTCCTCACAGGTCTCGGGTCCGTCCGGTGCCCGGGCGGGCACGCGAGGTGTACGACGGTCACTGTAGGACCGGCCTCGAACGGGCGGCAACGCATTAATCGCCGATCTCGCGGGCGAGCAGGGCGGATTCGGGCCCGGTATGGCTGCGGCTCAACCGTTCTCAGCAGCAGAAAAATCTTTGACAATCTCGAGGACGGCGTCGCCGTAGCGGTCGAGCTTGGCCGGCCCGACCCCCGCGATGCCGGCCAGGGCGGCCCGGTCGGCCGGCACGCGTTCGGCGATGGCGGTGAGGGTGGCGTCGGTGAAGACCACGAACGCGGGCACGTCGTTCTCCTTGGCCGTGGCCAGGCGCCACTCGCGCAGCGTCTCGAACAGGCGCTCGTCCATCGAGGGCGGGCAGTCGGCGCAGCGCCCGATGGTGCGTTCCTTGGCGGTGGCCAGCCCCGCGTCGCACACCCGGCAGGTGGTGCGGGCCGCCGCAGGCACGGCTTTGACCTTCTTGGCCGTCTTGGGGCGGCTGCGGGCGGCGGCGCCGAGGACGGCCTCGGTGCCGTCGAGGAAGCGGGAGGGCCGGCGGGTGGGCTTGGCCCCCGGCGTGCGGGCCCGCGCGTACGAGAGCACCAGTCGCTCGCGGGCCCGGGTGACGCCGACGTAGAGCAGCCGCCGCTCCTCCTCGATCTCGTCGGGGGTCTCGGCCATCGTGA
Proteins encoded in this window:
- a CDS encoding WhiB family transcriptional regulator — translated: MQLTDLLDLHETSSTRGDTIPCRENDAELWFADTPDGVEFAKALCRTCPVLETCLAGALDRREPWGVWGGELFAQGVTVARKRPRGRPRKSEVAA